In Cotesia glomerata isolate CgM1 linkage group LG3, MPM_Cglom_v2.3, whole genome shotgun sequence, one genomic interval encodes:
- the LOC123261212 gene encoding uncharacterized protein LOC123261212: MQCLERIVLKFFVFYYVYITSELFENLNQEIFYFLLQKVKSRLSNYSRKDNLNKKLSMGFIDDELQQVSKFCENIVKDSRLVSCVPAMVRAEITRTTFKKIIVCIQFPSDYPQEPLLIELKSKTLSPKLLLKLTEVCEKECKNLIGKTQILPTLKLIQNFIQDNPLICCYDEISLLKKLLNERDSFKLKQKSSSIFLEIYQDNYFYKLKIIVPDNYPLASVSIKDVETNFPPLFARYFIGQAQELGRRCVEPPLRKQINQIFSPSPSLNCVVSFIIRVVKLLPNEKCQWCKGLCLPDNPVQAVLDENADLHVERLYCGHLFHLQCLLKYMKTPPFHGGKKCPTCGQRVYHDKWAVSDKLAEDRWAHEQARARELAEVADFFE, encoded by the exons ATGCAATGTCTTGAgagaattgttttaaaattcttcGTATTTTATTACGTATATATTACCAGTGAATTGttcgaaaatttgaatcaagaaattttttattttttactccaaAAG gttaaaaGTCGTCTTAGCAATTATAGTAgaaaagataatttaaataaaaaattgtcgaTGGGATTTATTGATGATGAACTTCAGCAAGTATCAAAATTCTGTGAGAATATCGTCAAAGATAGTCGACTTGTTTCCTGTGTTCCAGCTATGGTTCGAGCAGAAATAac ACGcacaacatttaaaaaaataatcgtttgCATACAATTTCCGAGCGATTACCCTCAAGAGCCGCTTTTGattgaattaaaaagtaaaacacTGTCACCTAAGTTATTATTGAAGCTGACTGAAGTTTGTGAAAAAGAATGTAAGAATTTAATAGGAAAAACGCAG attttaccaacactaaaattaattcaaaatttcattcaaGACAATCCACTAATTTGTTGCTACGACGAAATCtcattgttaaaaaaactTCTAAATGAAAGAGATAGtttcaaattaaaacaaaaatcatcgtcaatttttttggaaatttatcaagataattatttttacaaattaaaaataattgtaccTGACAATTATCCATTGGCATCAGTAAg TATAAAAGATGTTGAAACTAATTTTCCACCGTTGTTCGCACGTTATTTTATTGGTCAAGCTCAAGAGTTAGGGCGTCGTTGTGTGGAACCGCCGCTCAGAAaacaaattaatcaaatattcTCTCCGTCACCTTCATTAAACTGTGTGGTATCTTTTATAATAAG AGTCGTGAAGTTATTACCTAATGAGAAATGTCAATGGTGCAAAGGTCTATGTCTTCCAGACAACCCAGTTCAGGCTGTTTTGGATGAAAATGCAGACTTACATGTAGAAAGACTCTACTGTGGTCATCTTTTTCATCTGCAATGCCTTTTAAAGTATATGAAGACGCCTCCTTTTcatg gcgGTAAAAAATGTCCAACCTGCGGACAACGAGTTTATCATGATAAATGGGCAGTAAGTGACAAACTTGCAGAAGACCGATGGGCTCATGAACAAGCTCGTGCCCGTGAGCTAGCCGAGGTCGCCGATTTTTTCGAATGA